TTGGCCCAGATGCTGTGGTGGGCGCGATCAAAAGGGGCGGGGCGGCAGCACGGCACCGCGCTCCCATTGGCCCAGATGatgaaggggcgtggccaaaaGTGGGCGGAGCAAAAGCTCAAAGCCGTACTCCCATTGGTCCGGCTGGAGCGAGGAGGCGGGGACATATGGGGTGAGGGGTGCAACCCTCTTCCATTGGCCCggacggggcggggggcggTGCCGGAAAAGGGGCGGGGACAAATCATGAGGGGCGGGGCGAAAGCATAATATCGCACTCCCATTGTTCCAGACGGGGCGTGGAGGCGCGGCCAGAAGGCGGCGGGGCGCAAACGCAGCGCCGCGCTCCCATTGGTCTCGATAGGGAGAGGGCGTGGCCACAAGGGGCGTGGTCATAAGCCCTGAGAGGCGGGACCAGGGCGCAAATTTCCCATTGGtcgggctggggagggggcgtggctcACGCGCTGTACCGCCCTCCCATTGGTCCGATATGGCGGTGGGCGGGGCTAAGGCGGcccgcgggggcggggccagagggGGCCAAGGCAGTCGCGGCCCCTcatggagagagggaggatgGATCCTTGCGGGGCTCACGCTGCCCCTGAGCTCCCTGCGAGGCAGGAGCCTGTTGGGGTTGAAGGGCAAAGCATCCCCGCTCCAAGGGGTTTTCCCTGGGAAAGGGCCAAAGACTCGGTCCAAATCATCCCAAAGGCCAGGGAGGACCCAGATCCCACTGCACTTTGTGGAGAAATCCTCCCAACCGGGTAGAAAAATTGATTTGGGGAGGAATCCACCAGAAAAAAGTCCATTTGGGCGAGGAATCCTCCTCAAacgaggagaaaaaaaatccaatttggGGAGGAATcctcctgaaataaaaataaattccattttggGGAGGAATCTTCCTCAAACGAggagaaaaatccattttgggGAGGAATTGTCCTCaaatgaagagggaaaaaatccattttgggGAGGAATCTTCCTCAAACGAggagaaaaatccattttgggGAGGAATCCCCCTCAACTGAGGTGAAAAATCAATTTTGAGGAGGAATTCTCCTCAAACGaatacaaaaaatacattttggggAGGAATTCTCcattgagaaagagaaaaattaacatttggGAAAGGAATCCTCTGCcgaagaggagaaaaatccgTTTTGGAGAGCAATCCTCCTcaaaccaggagaaaaaaatccattttggggggaaatcCTCCttaaatgaggagaaaaaaatccattttgagGAGGAATCCTTATgaaatgaggagagaaaaatccattttggggggaaatcCTCCttaaatgaggagaaaaaaatgcattttgaggAGGAATCCTTATGAAATGAGGAGGGGAAAatccattttggggggaaatcCTCCtcaaatgaggagaaaaaaatgcattttgaggAGGAATCCTTATgaaatgaggagagaaaaatccattttggaGAGGAATCCTCCGTgatacaggagaaaaaagtcCATTTGGGGGACAAATCCTCCTCAATGCACCTCAATGCCTGTGGGATCCATGAAGGGACCCCAGCGCCGCCGGGAGATGGGGTTGGTGGAAAGAACCGGGAGATGGGGGTGGTGGAAAGAACCGAATCCATCTGATCGCGTCTCCCAGGGGACGTGAAAGGTGATGCCACCACTCTCCTGCAGTATTGATGCCACCCTTGGTGCCAACAGGCGGCCGCATCCCGGGGCACagtgtccgtctgtccgtctgtAGGGAGGTAAGGAattgccaccaccaccaccacgcgCGGGATGGGGCTGAGAACTGGGGCTCCCCGCAATCTCTGGGTGCTGCAGGACTTGGTTCTTTTGAGTTTTTTAgagcctcttctccagccttggACAAACCCAATGATCTGTTTACTGTCACAAATGGTTCTCTCCTGGCTTTTCCACCTTGGTTTGTCCTCCTGTCCTGCTCCCAATCCCAGCCGGTGTCCGTGCGGTTGGGCTCAGCCGAGCCCCAACACGGTCATCGCACTTAATGTGGCAGAGGCTCctatggaagaagaaaaaactacTTTAGAGGGatattttaaccattttttcCTGGAAGGGAAGCGGAAAGGGAAGAAACCTATGACCCCTCTAGGAATTCCAcgacccctctagagccccccaggacccatttaaggccttccaggacccctctaagacccacaggacccctctagagccccccaggacccattTAAGGCCtttcaggacccctctagagccccccgGGACCcatttaaggccttccaggacccctctaggacccaCAAGGCCCCTCTAGAGTCCCCTGGGACCCATTTTAGGCCCCCCAGGACTCCTCTAAGACccacaggacccctctagagccccccgGGACCcatttaaggccttccaggatccctctaagacccccaggacccctctagagcctcCCGGGACCCATTTAaggccccccaggacccctctaagacccccaggacccctctagagcctcCCGGGACCCATTTAaggccccccaggacccctctaagacccccaggacccctctagagccccccaggacccatttaaggccttccaggacccctctaggacccatttaaggccttccaggacccctctaggagccacaggacccctctggagccccctGGGACCCATTTAaggccccccaggacccctctaagacccccaggGCCCCTCTAGAGTCCCCCGGGACCcatttaaggccttccaggacccctctagagcctcCCAGAACACttttaaggccttccaggacccttctagagCCCCCAGGGACCTTTTTAGGGCCTTCTAAGACCCCTCATAGACTTGCAGGACCCCTTTCAAGACCCCTCTAAGACCTTAACTTTAAAGGTATATTttaacccattttttttcttggaagggaagcagaaagggGAGACAAAGAAGATCCCTGTGGCAAGGGAGCCTGGGACAGGGACACCGGGTGCCCGCACTGAAGCCCTGgcaaagagaaggctccagttTGGCTGGACTTGACCCACATCCCATATCCTCTGCCGCACAGGGAGCCAGAGGCCGTACACCTGGGGATCCCGGCATGGAGACGGCCACAGCGCCGCCGGTGCTCGACGTGGACAAGGGTTTCGCTGTGGCCTTCGTGGTGTTGCTGGGCCTCTTCCTCCTGGCCATGGCGGTGCGGTGCGGGCGGCTGGTGGTGGATCCCTACAGCgccatccccacctccacctGGGAGGAGGAGCCCATCAACTGAGgggccccacagcccccccaagGGGGGCCCAAAGACAGACCCCTGTAGCCCTGGGAACCCCCACAAGCCAGCTCAGAGACCCTCACAGCCCCTGAGATGGACCTCCCACACCCCTGGGGCCACAGCCCCCCAAGCCAGCCCTAGGGaccccagca
This window of the Cuculus canorus isolate bCucCan1 chromosome 28, bCucCan1.pri, whole genome shotgun sequence genome carries:
- the CTXND2 gene encoding cortexin domain containing 2 — translated: METATAPPVLDVDKGFAVAFVVLLGLFLLAMAVRCGRLVVDPYSAIPTSTWEEEPIN